Proteins from a genomic interval of Daphnia pulex isolate KAP4 chromosome 4, ASM2113471v1:
- the LOC124192333 gene encoding bromodomain-containing protein 8-like: MASPDKISSQQKLKMKMVSIDTWSTREQLCLASSVLRSGDQNWVSVSRSLRSFAEPNRPQDWLSPRNCALQYNSLLEKTGAHKRKRGERHPSSGSTDSQQGETAGEIILRQLTQERIEELQELLESSRREYQKLKKELDLVQDGKLDDRLPEICKRIDEENEKKLSEQKSHLKWLQEREFKQQELKQVQQLMLRSPAKTSNISEVVDGEMATGSPSITDQLNIDVSSEEARETTTAAPSSETKPASTGGSLTPLAPAATPSSPLLTSLLRSPTATASGPPSATKGFTTPPSKPFTLTTPSGMSPGLKNLVSTAIGEETSPAKVTSSSPGTRVAAPTLTHLLELPLNSPGKPLPDLTVSEETEVSTSSIESKNEVEIKMQESESEVVEESPVPEKTEQVVEVEPMEATDVVISQEEVESTAKESEETQAVIEKEVPTNGLSIEPCESPVKSETEVVVVNAEVAGELTVKEEQPEETVAFDSEIEVSHTEDVEKTVEEVAVEVTTTLKEEPVEEEEIVHEEEEKTIEEANEESGDEKSEEKEQKTVETESAVKSETEMPKVTRRAQRGSRKKDLVSETEGTPSDEKSKSADSGPTTRRSSGRKGTQSDEQEAEITEEPSEPVTPASVGKKKTSLPPPLYVPSTSPAPSSGIDSTPNSPTSSVSTVAEDDRDYRTWKKSILLVWREISSHKNASLFAKPISEESVPGYRSLVMRPMDLSTIKKNIESGAIRSTVEFQRDISLMFFNSIVYNPTYHEVNRLAKEMYTESTTIIQEFVNAQLLAAHNMDSLRPIRRETRDLARRTESLSSHEETPVKLEEGKTRAAKRASAAAQVDDSAAVKTKRRSRLHND, translated from the exons atgGCTAGTCCCGACAAGATTTCGTCTCAGCAAA AGTTGAAGATGAAAATGGTTTCCATTGATACTTGGTCAACTCGTGAACAGTTATGTTTAGCATCTTCGGTTTTGCGCAGCGGAGATCAAAATTG ggTTTCTGTGAGTCGGTCGTTGAGGTCGTTTGCTGAACCAAATCGTCCACAAGATTGGTTATCTCCTAGAAATTGTGCTTTGCAGTATAATAgtcttttggaaaaaacaggagcacataaaagaaaaaggggtgaGAGACATCCAAGTTCTGGATCAACTGACTCACAACAAGGAGAAACAGCTGGAGAGATTATTCTTAGACAGTTGACTCAAG aACGCATTGAAGAGCTCCAAGAACTACTTGAGTCATCAAGAAGAGAATAtcagaaattaaagaaagaattgGATTTAGTTCAAGATGGTAAACTTGACGATCGACTACCCGAAATTTGCAAACGAATCGACGA ggagaatgaaaagaaacttaGTGAGCAAAAATCTCACTTAAAATGGCTTCAAGAACGCGAATTCAAACAACAAGAGTTGAAGCAAGTTCAACAACTAATGTTACGTTCACCTGCAAAAACCAGCAACATTTCTGAAGTGGTGGATGGGGAAATGGCAACTGGTAGTCCGTCAATCACAGATCAGCTTAACATCGACGTCTCTTCAGAGGAGGCACGCGAAACAACCACTGCTGCGCCTTCCAGTGAGACTAAACCTGCATCTACTGGTGGCAGCCTCACTCCACTAGCCCCAGCTGCTACTCCTTCTTCACCCTTGCTAACAAGTCTTTTGAGGAGTCCCACTGCTACAGCAAGTGGTCCACCAAGTGCTACCAAAGGATTTACGACACCCCCTTCGAAGCCTTTTACACTAA CTACTCCAAGCGGTATGTCCCCTGGACTAAAGAATTTAGTATCCACCGCTATTGGAGAAGAGACTTCACCTGCCAAAGTCACGTCTTCCTCCCCAGGAACAAGAGTTGCTGCTCCGACATTAACCCACCTCTTAGAGCTGCCGCTCAACTCACCGGGGAAACCCCTACCGGATTTGACTGTATCTGAAGAAACGGAAGTGTCTACTTCCTCCATCGAAAGCAAAAATGAAGTAGAAATTAAGATGCAAGAATCTGAGTCCGAAGTGGTGGAAGAATCCCCAGTACCCGAGAAAACGGAGCAAGTTGTAGAGGTAGAACCTATGGAGGCTACTGATGTTGTCATCAGccaagaagaagtagaaagcACTGCCAAAGAATCAGAAGAGACCCAAGCagtaatagaaaaagaagtgccAACCAATGGCCTTTCGATAGAGCCATGTGAATCGCCGGTAAAGAGTGAAACCGAAGTTGTTGTGGTTAACGCAGAAGTAGCAGGTGAATTGACTGTCAAAGAAGAACAGCCCGAAGAAACAGTTGCGTTTGATAGTGAGATCGAAGTGAGTCATACCGAAGATGTTGAAAAGACGGTGGAAGAAGTCGCTGTCGAAGTGACAACCACATTAAAGGAAGAGCCTGTtgaagaggaggaaattgtgcatgaagaagaagaaaagacaattgAAGAAGCCAATGAGGAATCCGGCGACGAAAAGAGTgaagaaaaggaacaaaagaCAGTCGAAACAGAGTCCGCTGTAAAATCGGAGACAGAAATGCCCAAAGTAACGCGTCGAGCTCAAAGAGGAAGTCGGAAAAAGGATCTGGTCAGTGAAACTGAAGGAACTCCCAGCGACGAAAAATCGAAATCCGCTGACTCGGGTCCTACTACTAGACGTAGTTCTGGGCGTAAAGGAACTCAGTCGGATGAGCAAGAAGCAGAGATTACAGAAGAACCATCCGAACCAGTTACACCAGCTagtgttggaaaaaagaagacatcCTTGCCGCCTCCTTTATATGTTCCTTCTACATCTCCTGCTCCATCCAGTGGTATTGATTCCACTCCAAACAGCCCCACTTCATCTGTTAGCACTGTTGC GGAAGACGACCGAGATTACAGGACTTGGAAAAAGTCCATACTGTTGGTGTGGCGAGAAATATCCAGCCACAAAAATGCATCTCTCTTTGCCAAACCAATTTCAGAAGAAAGTGTTCCAGGCTATCGGAGTTTGGTTATGCG ACCCATGGATTTGAGCACCATTAAAAAGAATATTGAAAGCGGGGCTATTCGAAGCACCGTTGAGTTCCAGCGGGATATATCACTCATGTTTTTCAATTCCATCGTTTACAATCCAACTTACCATGAAGTCAATCGCTTAGCCAAGGAAATGTACACTGAAAGCACGACTATCATTCAG GAATTTGTTAATGCTCAATTGCTCGCTGCTCATAACATGGATTCATTGCGTCCAATTCGACGCGAAACCCGAGACCTTGCCCGTCGGACTGAATCGCTGAGTTCGCACGAGGAAACACCCGTCAAACTCGAAGAAGGCAAAACTCGTGCAGCTAAGAGAGCGTCGGCTGCTGCGCAAGTTGACGATAGCGCGGCTGTCAAAACCAAGAGAAGATCACGTTTGCACAATGACTGA